A portion of the Choristoneura fumiferana chromosome 6, NRCan_CFum_1, whole genome shotgun sequence genome contains these proteins:
- the lic gene encoding dual specificity mitogen-activated protein kinase kinase lic: MSGRRKPPPRFNFEEREEQRTVTAPRNLDKQTTITVGDKTFTVHADDLVKICDLGRGAYGIVEKMLHRPSNTTMAVKRITASLNTQSQELKRLLMDLDVSMRASACPYTVHFYGAMFREGDVWICMEVMDMSLDKFYTKVYKNNQTIPENILGKIAFSVVSALHYLHSKLKVIHRDVKPSNILINREGEVKMCDFGISGYLVDSVAKTIDAGCKPYMAPERIDPMGNPGQYDIRSDVWSLGISMIELSTGKFPYNTWGTPFEQLKQVVKDDPPRLPSGQFSPDFEDMITQCLQKDFKQRPNYDTLLAHPFCQEHSQKETDVCSFVTQILDLPDDS; this comes from the exons ATGTCCGGGAGAAGAAAACCGCCACCGAGATTCAACTTCGAGGAGCGGGAGGAGCAAAGGACCGT GACAGCTCCGAGAAATTTAGATAAGCAGACGACTATTACGGTGGGAGATAAGACCTTCACGGTGCACGCGGATGATCTGGTGAAGATCTGCGACCTCGGCCGCGGCGCGTACGGTATCGTGGAGAAGATGCTGCACCGGCCTAGCAACACCACTATGGCTGTCAAG aGAATTACGGCTTCTTTGAACACACAATCACAAGAACTGAAGCGTCTTCTGATGGATCTTGACGTGTCAATGAGAGCCAGTGCGTGTCCCTACACGGTACACTTCTATGGAGCCATGTTCAGGGAGGGTGATGTGTGGATCTGTATGGAGGTTATGGACATGAGCCTTGACAAATTCTACACCAAAGTGTACAAAAACAACCAGACCATACCTGAAAACATCCTCGGCAAAATTGCATTCTCAGTTGTGAGTGCACTGCACTACCTCCATTCCAAGCTGAAAGTCATTCACAGAGATGTGAAACCATCAAATATCCTGATCAACAGAGAAGGTGAGGTAAAAATGTGtgattttggtatttctggATATCTTGTTGACTCCGTGGCAAAGACAATTGATGCCGGCTGCAAGCCCTACATGGCTCCCGAGAGGATTGACCCAATGGGCAACCCTGGCCAGTATGACATCCGCAGTGATGTTTGGTCTTTAGGTATATCTATGATAGAGCTGTCTACTGGTAAGTTTCCATACAATACATGGGGAACCCCATTTGAGCAGTTAAAACAAGTGGTCAAAGATGATCCACCTAGGCTTCCCAGTGGACAATTCTCACCAGACTTTGAGGACATGATCACACAATGCTTACAGAAAGACTTCAAACAGAGGCCCAACTATGACACACTTTTAGCTCACCCATTCTGCCAAGAGCACAGTCAAAAGGAGACTGATGTCTGTTCCTTTGTCACTCAAATACTAGATTTACCAGATGACTCCTAG
- the LOC141428478 gene encoding uncharacterized protein, whose product MQIHEKLSKSKKNHFMLPRRLLLKIALCAQRAIHYATVKSLLPWTKRYEYVKNKNLCFNCLVPGHSASRCRVPVSCRICQRRHHSLLHQSNERELAGSMKSSQPLASTQHVVEDQEELIANTMIASHLTTRPGVALLATAVVEATSKLGHIIPLRALVDQGSQASFISEKATQLLKLDRQPAKGSVTGVGSTRTNIKHVVQLQLKSRWDATYVLPIQAYVMPKQLTTKIPTKEIMTQPWPHLQGLQLADPTWFTSGPIDLLLGVKEYARIVQQHLIKGPPGTPSAHKTDLGWILFGEVSSKAQEATHLVMHHQVDVEDMLKSIWEIDTGTKRHLTQEERLCEENYEKTISRNKEGRYIVKLPFKTDNPQSPDGNTKEIATNRFLQLEKRFKKSPDLKAEYTKVIKDYIDQGHMEEIPEEEKETNKSVYLPHHAVVREDKETSRTRVVFDASCKGTNNISLNEELMVGPQLQDDLRNLLMRWRMKKIAFVADVAQMYRQVLVTSEDTDYQRILWRENESEDLREYRLLRVTFGTAPAPYLAVKTLQRVATDEGHEQAEAVKIIKEDFYMDDLLSGAATPEEAILVAKEVSNILNKGGFHLTKWASNNIDFMKAFDATERSTNVHVQLNLDGTIKALGIFWNLGKDTFQYKLSLPPMTKNITKRNILSDVQKLFDPLGWIAPSTIMAKILIQKLWLEKVNWDENVSSGLEQEWRKIREDFEHVTDIQID is encoded by the coding sequence ATGCAAATACACGAGAAATTAAGCAAGTcaaagaaaaatcattttatgttgCCACGCCGACTGTTGTTAAAAATTGCGTTATGTGCACAGAGAGCCATACACTATGCCACTGTAAAGAGTTTACTACCTTGGACAAAAAGATACGAGTACGTTAAGAACAAAAACCTGTGTTTTAACTGTTTAGTACCAGGACACTCAGCGTCAAGGTGCAGAGTACCTGTGTCCTGTAGAATATGTCAACGACGTCATCATTCCCTTCTACATCAATCTAATGAACGGGAGCTTGCGGGATCCATGAAATCTTCACAACCGCTAGCTTCAACACAACATGTTGTAGAAGACCAAGAAGAACTAATAGCTAATACAATGATCGCGTCACATCTCACTACTAGACCTGGAGTAGCACTACTAGCCACAGCTGTGGTGGAAGCAACAAGCAAGCTGGGTCACATCATTCCACTACGCGCGCTAGTTGACCAAGGTTCCCAAGCATCGTTCATCAGCGAAAAGGCGACTCAATTACTCAAGTTAGATCGACAACCAGCAAAAGGAAGCGTCACAGGGGTGGGGTCTACAAGAACAAATATTAAACACGTGGTTCAGCTTCAACTAAAGTCACGGTGGGATGCAACATATGTCCTACCGATACAAGCCTACGTCATGCCTAAACAACTGACCACGAAGATCCCCACTAAGGAAATTATGACACAACCCTGGCCACACCTACAGGGATTACAACTGGCTGACCCGACTTGGTTCACGTCAGGACCTATCGACCTTCTTCTAGGCGTCAAAGAATATGCAAGAATAGTACAACAACACTTAATTAAAGGTCCTCCAGGTACACCAAGCGCACATAAAACCGACCTGGGCTGGATTCTTTTTGGAGAAGTTTCATCAAAAGCACAAGAAGCTACTCACCTCGTTATGCATCATCAGGTTGACGTGGAAGACATGTTGAAGTCAATATGGGAAATTGACACTGGCACTAAAAGACACTTAACACAAGAAGAAAGGTTATGTGAagaaaactatgaaaaaacaATTAGCAGAAACAAAGAAGGACGATACATAGTCAAACTTCCCTTTAAAACTGATAATCCACAATCACCCGACGGAAACACAAAAGAGATAGCAACAAACAGATTTCTTCAGTTGGAAAAAAGGTTCAAGAAGTCACCGGACCTGAAAGCAGAATACACAAAAGTAATTAAAGATTATATAGATCAAGGACACATGGAAGAAATAcctgaagaagaaaaagaaacaaacaaatcagTTTACTTACCACACCATGCCGTTGTTCGCGAAGACAAAGAAACCAGTCGGACGCGCGTTGTTTTCGATGCGTCGTGTAAAGGAACGAACAATATATCGTTGAACGAAGAGTTAATGGTTGGGCCTCAACTACAAGACGATTTGAGAAATCTTTTAATGCGATGGCGAATGAAAAAGATTGCATTCGTGGCTGATGTCGCACAAATGTATCGTCAAGTTTTGGTTACTTCTGAAGACACGGATTATCAACGAATTCTATGGAGAGAAAATGAATCTGAAGATTTAAGAGAGTATCGTCTACTAAGAGTTACGTTCGGCACGGCACCAGCCCCATACTTAGCCGTTAAAACACTCCAGCGTGTTGCTACTGATGAAGGACATGAACAAGCAGAAGCTGTTAAGAtaataaaagaagatttttACATGGATGACTTACTTTCTGGCGCAGCAACTCCTGAAGAAGCTATATTGGTTGCTAAAGAAGTTTCCAACATTTTAAACAAAGGTGGATTCCATCTGACGAAATGGGCATCAAACAACATTGATTTTATGAAAGCCTTTGATGCAACCGAAAGATCAACTAATGTTCATGTACAACTGAATCTTGATGGTACCATAAAAGCACTTGGAATATTTTGGAATTTAGGAAAAGACACATTTCAATACAAGTTGTCTTTACCACCGATGACAAAAAACATAACTAAGCGAAACATTTTATCTGATGTACAGAAATTATTTGACCCACTTGGATGGATTGCACCTAGTACGATTATGGCAAAGATCTTGATTCAGAAATTATGGCTCGAAAAGGTGAACTGGGATGAAAACGTAAGTTCTGGTCTGGAACAAGAATGGAGAAAAATAAGAGAAGATTTTGAACACGTCACTGATATTCAAATAGACTGA
- the LOC141428890 gene encoding DNA excision repair protein ERCC-6-like produces MMVDINKYLETQLALAKQRSDFRSSKKAPVSEKSKAAAELISKKQDKNSMKKSSKDESKENSAQIVHAETSNTSAARNSEEDSDYIPSDNDDLSEIPTLNIPVFPTTSRSKLNLKKIIDDGDTHLYKERLENWKQNLAAACAGKYEGETCSADIHYIVDGNEDVNEMHQMQNGLNIPCYIWRQLYKYQKIGVKWLWELHQVQSGGLLGDEMGLGKTVQIIAFLAGLSKTDSGNWGGLGPSIIVAPATVIYQWVTHFHYWCPFLRVAVMHHSGSHVGNHNKLIRELHDSHGILLITYAGVVKYSKDLMSRKWHYLILDEGHKIRNPDTQVSKFVKKFQTPHKILITGSPMQNSLQELWSLFDFMRPGLLGTYNAFMEHFAQPITQGGYANATEFQEATALEIAKALRNMITPYMLRRTKAEVQEHIKLPEKNEQVLFCALSREQRDLYMGYLMSTTVRSILDKESRYGDPLRARVLVALSTLRKICNHPDLYLYEAQEECQEIDEETFGFWKRSGKMTVVHSLLKIWQKQGHRALIFSQSRAMLCLLEQYLQNQEYKYLKMDGTVSVGLRQNLIKTFNENSEYLVFLATTRVGGLGVNLTGADRVIIYDPDWNPATDSQAKERAWRIGQLRNVTVYRLLSGGTIEEKIYQRQIFKHFLSNKILIDPNQKNVLTTSTLQGLFTYDEPNCEGDTETASLFKHTKVNVHNKSKEKHNKTSIHEGASFSQEKVTEMRRRAREISRQIMSNIKSKPKALEEKKDPREEYKKKRDLILNQPKMNEPELNLIDDKVTNVPFENILSELDIINLHSKKDYEENLLKEALQKRESEAEEGELSGDDDNDTMPNIDVAKDPPMVDSATQNYAEQNDIQDQISLKLPENVTEIDLEEKRKKSDKHHKSKRKRRSSDKLNPEIENLIAVKKIKKKETRRNNEKHRNDDDYVLSKLFAKAGVKNALQHDVVVGLAEKEKRHRLKEEATKKAKLAVRAVKFSSK; encoded by the coding sequence ATGATGGTTGACATCAATAAATATCTTGAAACTCAACTTGCACTTGCTAAACAAAGAAGCGATTTCAGAAGTTCAAAGAAAGCTCCCGTGTCCGAGAAAAGCAAAGCAGCCGCGGAACTGATATCAAAAAAACAGGATAAAAATTCCATGAAGAAGAGTTCTAAGGATGAGTCGAAGGAAAATAGTGCACAAATAGTTCACGCAGAGACATCCAACACATCTGCTGCTCGAAATTCTGAAGAAGATAGTGATTATATTCCATCTGATAATGATGATCTCTCAGAAATACCCACACTTAACATCCCTGTTTTTCCCACCACATCACGCTCGAAACTCAACTTGAAGAAAATCATTGATGATGGTGACACACATCTATACAAAGAAAGGTTAGAAAATTGGAAGCAAAACTTAGCTGCTGCATGTGCAGGAAAGTATGAAGGAGAAACATGTTCTGCAGACATACACTATATTGTTGATGGCAATGAAGATGTAAATGAAATGCATCAGATGCAAAATGGTCTCAATATCCCTTGCTATATTTGGAGGCAGTTGTATAAGTATCAAAAGATTGGAGTAAAGTGGCTTTGGGAACTTCATCAAGTACAATCTGGTGGCTTGCTTGGTGATGAAATGGGTTTGGGAAAGACTGTTCAGATAATTGCTTTCCTTGCTGGACTTTCCAAGACAGACTCTGGTAATTGGGGTGGCTTAGGCCCATCCATCATTGTAGCACCTGCAACTGTTATATATCAATGGGTGACACATTTCCATTATTGGTGTCCTTTCCTTAGAGTTGCAGTTATGCATCATTCTGGTTCTCATGTTGGAAATCACAATAAACTTATCAGAGAACTTCATGATTCCCATGGCATCTTGTTGATAACATATGCTGGTGTTGTAAAATATAGTAAAGACTTGATGTCGAGAAAATGGCATTACCTTATATTGGATGAAGGTCATAAAATCAGAAATCCAGATACCCAAGTAAGTAAATTTGTTAAGAAGTTTCAAACTCCTCACAAAATATTGATAACAGGGTCCCCAATGCAGAATAGTTTGCAAGAGCTCTGGTCTCTCTTTGACTTCATGCGGCCTGGACTGCTTGGTACTTACAATGCTTTCATGGAGCACTTTGCTCAGCCAATAACTCAGGGAGGGTATGCCAATGCTACAGAGTTTCAAGAAGCAACAGCATTAGAAATTGCAAAAGCCTTAAGGAACATGATCACACCATACATGCTGAGAAGAACTAAGGCAGAAGTACAAGAACACATAAAACTACCTGAGAAAAATGAACAAGTTCTGTTTTGTGCATTAAGTCGAGAACAGAGAGATTTGTACATGGGTTATCTCATGAGTACCACAGTTCGAAGTATTCTTGATAAAGAAAGCAGGTATGGGGATCCACTTAGAGCCAGAGTTTTAGTTGCTTTATCTACATTAAGAAAAATTTGCAATCATCCAGATCTATACCTTTATGAAGCTCAAGAAGAATGTCAAGAAATTGATGAAGAAACTTTTGGATTCTGGAAAAGGTCTGGTAAAATGACAGTAGTGCATTCACTATTGAAGATTTGGCAGAAACAGGGCCACAGAGCCTTAATATTCTCTCAGTCTCGAGCAATGCTCTGCTTATTAGAGCAGTATCTGCAAAACCAAGAATATAAGTACTTGAAGATGGATGGCACAGTAAGTGTTGGCCTAAGACAAAACTTAATCAAAACGTTTAATGAGAATTCAGAATACCTTGTGTTCCTGGCGACAACTAGAGTTGGAGGTCTTGGTGTAAATTTAACTGGTGCTGATAGGGTAATAATATATGATCCGGATTGGAATCCAGCTACTGACAGTCAAGCCAAAGAAAGGGCATGGAGGATTGGCCAACTAAGGAATGTCACAGTATACAGGCTTTTATCTGGGGGCACAATTGAAGAAAAGATATATCAAAGACAAATATTCAAACATTTCTTAagtaacaaaatattaatagaTCCAAATCAGAAGAATGTTTTAACAACTAGTACTCTACAGGGTCTATTCACTTATGATGAGCCAAACTGTGAAGGGGACACAGAAACCGCATCTCTATTTAAGCACACTAAAGTTAATGTACataataaaagtaaagaaaaacacaataaaacatCTATTCATGAAGGAGCCTCATTTTCACAAGAAAAAGTAACAGAAATGAGGAGGAGAGCACGGGAAATAAGTAGGCAAATAATGAGTAATATCAAATCAAAACCAAAAGCTCTGGAAGAAAAAAAAGATCCACGAGAAGAATATAAGAAAAAGCGAGATCTTATTCTGAATCAACCAAAAATGAATGAACCTGAACTAAATCTGATTGAtgataaagtaacaaatgttccatttgaaaatattttatcagAGCTAGATATTATTAATCTTCATTCAAAAAAAGACTATGAAGAAAATTTACTCAAAGAAGCTCTTCAGAAACGGGAGTCTGAAGCAGAAGAAGGTGAACTatctggtgatgatgataatgacactATGCCAAATATTGATGTTGCTAAAGACCCACCCATGGTTGATAGTGCTACACAAAATTATGCTGAGCAAAACGATATACAAGATCAAATATCCCTAAAGCTACCTGAAAATGTAACTGAAATTGATTTAGaggaaaaaaggaaaaaatctgATAAACATCACAAATCCAAACGTAAAAGACGTTCCTCAGATAAGTTAAATCCTGAAATAGAGAACTTAATAGctgttaagaaaataaaaaaaaaggaaaccaggagaaataatgaaaaacatcgtaatgatgatgattatgtattGAGCAAATTATTTGCTAAAGCTGGAGTTAAGAATGCATTGCAACATGATGTTGTTGTTGGCTTAGCGGAAAAGGAAAAAAGACACAGGTTAAAGGAGGAAGCCACGAAAAAAGCGAAACTTGCCGTCCGAGCAGtaaaattttcatctaaataa